One Ctenopharyngodon idella isolate HZGC_01 chromosome 9, HZGC01, whole genome shotgun sequence DNA window includes the following coding sequences:
- the gtf2e1 gene encoding general transcription factor IIE subunit 1, which yields MTEPELLTEVPASLKRLAKQVVRGFYGIEHALALDVLIRNPCVREEDMLELLKFDRKQLRSVLNTLKADKFVKCRMRVETAPDGKTTRHNYYFINYRLLVNVVKYKLDHMRRRIETDERDSTNRASFRCPCCTNTFTDLEANQLFDPMTGTFRCTFCQTEVEEDESAVPKKDARTLVARFNEQIEPIYVLLRETEDINLSHDLLEPEPSEIPALKQSRERAAQSAAAAAAGAPGREIWKAKGSSYDLYTQNVVISMEDQEPQPGQNAETKAPKERPVWLTESTVQGVYSETEALKHPGEDPIVTQEGMTGRGAAQDENEEVMQALLIHEKRSGVGPGGAVVSRPTVPVANASDSDSDTSESDEDSLPQAPTHMAHNATALRPGKQEDEDEDDDEFEEVGDDPVVMVGGRPFSYREVSQRPDLVEQMSAQEKEAYIEMGQNLFQDMYF from the exons ATGACTGAACCAGAGCTGCTCACAGAGGTCCCTGCCTCTCTTAAACGCCTGGCCAAGCAAGTTGTCCGGGGTTTCTACGGCATTGAGCACGCTCTTGCGCTGGACGTGCTGATCAGGAACCCTTGCGTACGTGAAGAGGACATGCTGGAGCTGCTAAAGTTCGACCGCAAGCAGCTGCGTTCAGTTTTGAACACTCTCAAGGCCGACAAGTTTGTCAAATGCCGTATGCGCGTGGAGACAGCACCTGACGGCAAGACGACGCGACACAATTACTACTTCATTAACTACCGGCTGCTGGTTAATGTGGTGAAGTACAAGCTGGACCACATGCGCAGACGCATTGAGACAGATGAACGAGACTCGACTAACAGAGCCTCCTTCCGCTGCCCCTGCTGCACGAACACGTTCACTGACCTTGAGGCCAACCAGCTGTTTGACCCCATGACTG GAACGTTCCGCTGTACCTTCTGTCAAACAGAAGTAGAGGAAGACGAATCGGCTGTGCCAAAGAAAGATGCCCGCACTCTGGTGGCACGATTTAATGAGCAGATCGAGCCCATCTATGTATTGCTACGAGAGACGGAGGACATCAACTTGTCCCATGACCTTCTGGAGCCCGAACCGTCAGAAATCCCAGCCCTAAAACAGAG TCGGGAGCGGGCTGCCCAGTCCGCAGCAGCAGCCGCTGCAGGGGCACCTGGTCGAGAAATATGGAAAGCAAAAGGCTCGTCGTATGACCTCTACACACAGAATGTGGTCATCAGTATGGAAGACCAGGAGCCTCAGCCTGGTCAGAATGCTGAGACCAAAGCCCCCAAAGAGAGGCCCGTATGGCTGACAGAAAGCACGGTGCAGGGGGTGTACAGCGAAACAGAAGCTCTAAAGCACC CTGGCGAGGACCCTATAGTAACCCAGGAGGGCATGACTGGAAGAGGAGCCGCACAGGATGAGAATGAGGAGGTGATGCAGGCTCTCCTCATTCATGAGAAGAGGAGCGGAGTCGGTCCAGGAGGTGCGGTCGTCTCCAGACCGACCGTTCCAGTGGCTAACGCCAGCGACTCTGACAGCGATACCAGCGAATCGGATGAAGACTCTTTGCCCCAGGCTCCAACCCACATGGCGCACAACGCTACAGCTTTGCGGCCAGGAAAACAAGAGGATGAGGACGAAGATGATGATGAGTTCGAGGAGGTCGGGGATGACCCTGTGGTAATGGTAGGGGGAAGACCCTTCTCTTACAGGGAAGTGAGCCAGAGACCTGACCTGGTGGAACAGATGAGTGCTCAGGAGAAAGAGGCGTACATTGAGATGGGCCAGAACCTGTTCCAGGACATGTACTTCTGA
- the lcmt2 gene encoding tRNA wybutosine-synthesizing protein 4 isoform X2, translating into MPVNSKREQGKDAAGTNDSSVVSKVSAAAQGYFHDDFLKHFVCKVSRRAPLINRGYYVRWKAVDHCMNQFLHAAKSCSRRQILSLGAGFDSLFFRLHAEGALGGVTVFEVDFPEVARRKSDLINSNACLKDALPDWEPVSNQQTSNAVFIRSGHYNLIGVDVRKEQKVEAALSRAGLQWDAPTLVLSEVVLTYMETQWSDAVIGWTAKLFPQSMFVMYEQIHPDDPFGRIMQNHFLKLNSTIHALKQYPHTVAQTQRFIQKGWEKCVCLDMNQFYFELLPEDERQRVERLEPFDEFEEWHQKCSHYFILSASKGSVTNQALLTLPKSPSIPHMTPQWAKHPPLVIQPMCGSPGIEAVGMASAVLAPGNILLTGGCGRSGRDTVARVLIKEQDGWKCACVEAHGDAVVGLYQTLTSIPGGGVVLFGGRTSPLNPTGSIVWVTFDLGDQQSSVQLSFKNMVCTGIGPKPRWRHTSTLICYNDKTFIFVFGGRTEKDPVLGDAHFLCLEDKHWTEITVVGAVPEARHSHSACPYGGGLVIFGGLGKGGRPLGDAFYLRPTSSGFCWETKNLHPPPVPRYSHSAHVINEKLVVVGGVWLQADGVPGVAVINLNTGGCVEIQLDTSSVPWPLMLHSFCSELLDPEGTEMVLIGGGGNCFSFGTHLNLHPVTVDLSPLLCYSN; encoded by the exons ATGCCAGTAAACAGCAAGAGAGAGCAAGGAAAAGATGCTGCT GGGACCAATGACAGCAGTGTGGTCAGTAAGGTGTCAGCAGCGGCACAGGGCTACTTCCATGATGACTTCCTCAAGCATTTTGTGTGCAAGGTGTCAAGAAGAGCTCCACTAATTAATAG AGGTTATTATGTGCGCTGGAAAGCAGTTGATCATTGTATGAATCAGTTTCTCCATGCCGCAAAATCCTGCTCGAGGAGACAG ATTCTGTCACTAGGAGCAGGGTTTGACTCCCTGTTTTTCCGGCTGCATGCAGAAGGAGCCCTTGGAGGTGTCACAGTTTTTGAGGTTGACTTTCCAGAAGTTGCCCGACGCAAGTCTGACTTGATCAACAGCAATGCTTGTCTAAAAGACGCGTTGCCAGATTGGGAGCCTGTCTCAAATCAGCAGACTAGTA AtgctgtgttcatcagaagtgGTCATTATAATCTCATTGGTGTGGATGTCAGGAAGGAGCAGAAGGTGGAGGCGGCTCTGAGCAGAGCTGGGCTGCAGTGGGATGCTCCCACACTTGTCTTGTCAGAGGTGGTGCTGACTTATATGGAAACACAATG GTCAGatgctgtgattggctggacTGCCAAGCTCTTTCCACAGTCTATGTTTGTGATGTATGAACAGATCCACCCAGATGATCCATTTGGCAGGATCATGCAGAACCACTTCCTGAAGCTCAACTCTACCATACATGCCCTCAAACAATATCCACACACTGTCGCTCAGACACAGAGATTCATACAGAAG GGCTGGGAAAAATGTGTCTGTCTGGATATGAACCAGTTCTACTTTGAACTTCTTCCTGAAGATGAGAGGCAGAGAGTCGAGAGACTGGAGCCTTTTGATGAGTTTGAG GAATGGCACCAGAAATGTTCTCACTACTTCATCCTTTCAGCCTCCAAAGGTTCTGTGACCAATCAAGCCCTTCTTACACTACCAAAGT CGCCCTCCATCCCACACATGACTCCTCAATGGGCTAAGCATCCTCCTCTGGTCATTCAGCCCATGTGTGGGTCTCCAGGTATAGAGGCTGTTGGTATGGCCTCTGCTGTACTGGCCCCTGGAAACATCCTTCTCACCGGAGGCTGTGGGAGAAGCGGAAGAGACACCGTAGCGAGAGTCCTGATCAAAGAGCAGGATGGCTGGAAATGTGCCTGTGTGGAGGCTCATGGAGACGCAG tgGTGGGTCTTTATCAGACGTTGACCTCTATCCCTGGTGGTGGAGTGGTCCTCTTTGGCGGCAGAACTTCTCCACTCAATCCAACAGGCAGCATTGTGtgggtgacctttgaccttggTGATCAGCAAAGTTCCGTACAGCTGTCATTTAAGAACATGGTTTGTACAGGCATTGGTCCAAAGCCACGATGGAGACACACATCGACCTTAATATGTTATAATG ataagacatttatatttgtgTTTGGAGGACGTACAGAGAAGGATCCAGTTCTAGGTGACGCACATTTCTTGTGTTTGGAGGACAAGCACTGGACTGAG ATTACAGTTGTTGGTGCCGTTCCGGAAGCCCGTCATTCCCATTCAGCTTGTCCCTATGGAGGGGGGCTTGTGATATTTGGAGGTTTAGGGAAAGGAGGGAGACCTCTCGGTGATGCTTTTTACCTAAGACCAACATCATCAGGTTTCTGCTGGGAGACAAAGAATTTACATCCACCTCCAGTGCCCAG ATATTCCCACTCAGCCCATGTAATTAATGAGAAGTTGGTTGTGGTTGGTGGAGTTTGGCTTCAGGCTGATGGAGTACCAGGAGTTGCTGTAATAAATCTGAACACTGGGGGTTGTGTGGAGATCCAGCTGGATACC TCATCTGTGCCTTGGCCTCTTATGCTGCATTCGTTCTGCTCTGAGCTGCTGGACCCTGAGGGGACTGAGATGGTGCTCATTGGTGGAGGAGGAAACTGTTTCTCATTTGGAACACACCTCAATCTCCACCCTGTAACTGTGGATCTAAGTCCATTACTTTGCTATTCAAATTAG
- the lcmt2 gene encoding tRNA wybutosine-synthesizing protein 4 isoform X1, whose translation MPVNSKREQGKDAAVQGTNDSSVVSKVSAAAQGYFHDDFLKHFVCKVSRRAPLINRGYYVRWKAVDHCMNQFLHAAKSCSRRQILSLGAGFDSLFFRLHAEGALGGVTVFEVDFPEVARRKSDLINSNACLKDALPDWEPVSNQQTSNAVFIRSGHYNLIGVDVRKEQKVEAALSRAGLQWDAPTLVLSEVVLTYMETQWSDAVIGWTAKLFPQSMFVMYEQIHPDDPFGRIMQNHFLKLNSTIHALKQYPHTVAQTQRFIQKGWEKCVCLDMNQFYFELLPEDERQRVERLEPFDEFEEWHQKCSHYFILSASKGSVTNQALLTLPKSPSIPHMTPQWAKHPPLVIQPMCGSPGIEAVGMASAVLAPGNILLTGGCGRSGRDTVARVLIKEQDGWKCACVEAHGDAVVGLYQTLTSIPGGGVVLFGGRTSPLNPTGSIVWVTFDLGDQQSSVQLSFKNMVCTGIGPKPRWRHTSTLICYNDKTFIFVFGGRTEKDPVLGDAHFLCLEDKHWTEITVVGAVPEARHSHSACPYGGGLVIFGGLGKGGRPLGDAFYLRPTSSGFCWETKNLHPPPVPRYSHSAHVINEKLVVVGGVWLQADGVPGVAVINLNTGGCVEIQLDTSSVPWPLMLHSFCSELLDPEGTEMVLIGGGGNCFSFGTHLNLHPVTVDLSPLLCYSN comes from the exons ATGCCAGTAAACAGCAAGAGAGAGCAAGGAAAAGATGCTGCT GTGCAGGGGACCAATGACAGCAGTGTGGTCAGTAAGGTGTCAGCAGCGGCACAGGGCTACTTCCATGATGACTTCCTCAAGCATTTTGTGTGCAAGGTGTCAAGAAGAGCTCCACTAATTAATAG AGGTTATTATGTGCGCTGGAAAGCAGTTGATCATTGTATGAATCAGTTTCTCCATGCCGCAAAATCCTGCTCGAGGAGACAG ATTCTGTCACTAGGAGCAGGGTTTGACTCCCTGTTTTTCCGGCTGCATGCAGAAGGAGCCCTTGGAGGTGTCACAGTTTTTGAGGTTGACTTTCCAGAAGTTGCCCGACGCAAGTCTGACTTGATCAACAGCAATGCTTGTCTAAAAGACGCGTTGCCAGATTGGGAGCCTGTCTCAAATCAGCAGACTAGTA AtgctgtgttcatcagaagtgGTCATTATAATCTCATTGGTGTGGATGTCAGGAAGGAGCAGAAGGTGGAGGCGGCTCTGAGCAGAGCTGGGCTGCAGTGGGATGCTCCCACACTTGTCTTGTCAGAGGTGGTGCTGACTTATATGGAAACACAATG GTCAGatgctgtgattggctggacTGCCAAGCTCTTTCCACAGTCTATGTTTGTGATGTATGAACAGATCCACCCAGATGATCCATTTGGCAGGATCATGCAGAACCACTTCCTGAAGCTCAACTCTACCATACATGCCCTCAAACAATATCCACACACTGTCGCTCAGACACAGAGATTCATACAGAAG GGCTGGGAAAAATGTGTCTGTCTGGATATGAACCAGTTCTACTTTGAACTTCTTCCTGAAGATGAGAGGCAGAGAGTCGAGAGACTGGAGCCTTTTGATGAGTTTGAG GAATGGCACCAGAAATGTTCTCACTACTTCATCCTTTCAGCCTCCAAAGGTTCTGTGACCAATCAAGCCCTTCTTACACTACCAAAGT CGCCCTCCATCCCACACATGACTCCTCAATGGGCTAAGCATCCTCCTCTGGTCATTCAGCCCATGTGTGGGTCTCCAGGTATAGAGGCTGTTGGTATGGCCTCTGCTGTACTGGCCCCTGGAAACATCCTTCTCACCGGAGGCTGTGGGAGAAGCGGAAGAGACACCGTAGCGAGAGTCCTGATCAAAGAGCAGGATGGCTGGAAATGTGCCTGTGTGGAGGCTCATGGAGACGCAG tgGTGGGTCTTTATCAGACGTTGACCTCTATCCCTGGTGGTGGAGTGGTCCTCTTTGGCGGCAGAACTTCTCCACTCAATCCAACAGGCAGCATTGTGtgggtgacctttgaccttggTGATCAGCAAAGTTCCGTACAGCTGTCATTTAAGAACATGGTTTGTACAGGCATTGGTCCAAAGCCACGATGGAGACACACATCGACCTTAATATGTTATAATG ataagacatttatatttgtgTTTGGAGGACGTACAGAGAAGGATCCAGTTCTAGGTGACGCACATTTCTTGTGTTTGGAGGACAAGCACTGGACTGAG ATTACAGTTGTTGGTGCCGTTCCGGAAGCCCGTCATTCCCATTCAGCTTGTCCCTATGGAGGGGGGCTTGTGATATTTGGAGGTTTAGGGAAAGGAGGGAGACCTCTCGGTGATGCTTTTTACCTAAGACCAACATCATCAGGTTTCTGCTGGGAGACAAAGAATTTACATCCACCTCCAGTGCCCAG ATATTCCCACTCAGCCCATGTAATTAATGAGAAGTTGGTTGTGGTTGGTGGAGTTTGGCTTCAGGCTGATGGAGTACCAGGAGTTGCTGTAATAAATCTGAACACTGGGGGTTGTGTGGAGATCCAGCTGGATACC TCATCTGTGCCTTGGCCTCTTATGCTGCATTCGTTCTGCTCTGAGCTGCTGGACCCTGAGGGGACTGAGATGGTGCTCATTGGTGGAGGAGGAAACTGTTTCTCATTTGGAACACACCTCAATCTCCACCCTGTAACTGTGGATCTAAGTCCATTACTTTGCTATTCAAATTAG
- the lcmt2 gene encoding tRNA wybutosine-synthesizing protein 4 isoform X3, producing MPVNSKREQGKDAAVQGTNDSSVVSKVSAAAQGYFHDDFLKHFVCKVSRRAPLINRGYYVRWKAVDHCMNQFLHAAKSCSRRQILSLGAGFDSLFFRLHAEGALGGVTVFEVDFPEVARRKSDLINSNACLKDALPDWEPVSNQQTSNAVFIRSGHYNLIGVDVRKEQKVEAALSRAGLQWDAPTLVLSEVVLTYMETQWSDAVIGWTAKLFPQSMFVMYEQIHPDDPFGRIMQNHFLKLNSTIHALKQYPHTVAQTQRFIQKGWEKCVCLDMNQFYFELLPEDERQRVERLEPFDEFEEWHQKCSHYFILSASKGSVTNQALLTLPKSPSIPHMTPQWAKHPPLVIQPMCGSPGIEAVGMASAVLAPGNILLTGGCGRSGRDTVARVLIKEQDGWKCACVEAHGDADVDLYPWWWSGPLWRQNFSTQSNRQHCVGDL from the exons ATGCCAGTAAACAGCAAGAGAGAGCAAGGAAAAGATGCTGCT GTGCAGGGGACCAATGACAGCAGTGTGGTCAGTAAGGTGTCAGCAGCGGCACAGGGCTACTTCCATGATGACTTCCTCAAGCATTTTGTGTGCAAGGTGTCAAGAAGAGCTCCACTAATTAATAG AGGTTATTATGTGCGCTGGAAAGCAGTTGATCATTGTATGAATCAGTTTCTCCATGCCGCAAAATCCTGCTCGAGGAGACAG ATTCTGTCACTAGGAGCAGGGTTTGACTCCCTGTTTTTCCGGCTGCATGCAGAAGGAGCCCTTGGAGGTGTCACAGTTTTTGAGGTTGACTTTCCAGAAGTTGCCCGACGCAAGTCTGACTTGATCAACAGCAATGCTTGTCTAAAAGACGCGTTGCCAGATTGGGAGCCTGTCTCAAATCAGCAGACTAGTA AtgctgtgttcatcagaagtgGTCATTATAATCTCATTGGTGTGGATGTCAGGAAGGAGCAGAAGGTGGAGGCGGCTCTGAGCAGAGCTGGGCTGCAGTGGGATGCTCCCACACTTGTCTTGTCAGAGGTGGTGCTGACTTATATGGAAACACAATG GTCAGatgctgtgattggctggacTGCCAAGCTCTTTCCACAGTCTATGTTTGTGATGTATGAACAGATCCACCCAGATGATCCATTTGGCAGGATCATGCAGAACCACTTCCTGAAGCTCAACTCTACCATACATGCCCTCAAACAATATCCACACACTGTCGCTCAGACACAGAGATTCATACAGAAG GGCTGGGAAAAATGTGTCTGTCTGGATATGAACCAGTTCTACTTTGAACTTCTTCCTGAAGATGAGAGGCAGAGAGTCGAGAGACTGGAGCCTTTTGATGAGTTTGAG GAATGGCACCAGAAATGTTCTCACTACTTCATCCTTTCAGCCTCCAAAGGTTCTGTGACCAATCAAGCCCTTCTTACACTACCAAAGT CGCCCTCCATCCCACACATGACTCCTCAATGGGCTAAGCATCCTCCTCTGGTCATTCAGCCCATGTGTGGGTCTCCAGGTATAGAGGCTGTTGGTATGGCCTCTGCTGTACTGGCCCCTGGAAACATCCTTCTCACCGGAGGCTGTGGGAGAAGCGGAAGAGACACCGTAGCGAGAGTCCTGATCAAAGAGCAGGATGGCTGGAAATGTGCCTGTGTGGAGGCTCATGGAGACGCAG ACGTTGACCTCTATCCCTGGTGGTGGAGTGGTCCTCTTTGGCGGCAGAACTTCTCCACTCAATCCAACAGGCAGCATTGTGtgggtgacctttga
- the crygs2 gene encoding crystallin, gamma S2, whose product MGRIVFFEDKNFQGRRYECDSDCSDFHTYLSRCNSIRVESGAWVVYERPNYTGNRYLLTRGEYPEYLGWMGLNDCLSSCKIIRFTSGMQYKVQLYDKPDFTGQAIESIEDCPSVVERFRLREVHSCKVLDGYWIFYEHPNYRGHQYFLEKGNYRKPVDWGAVCPTVQSFRRFTE is encoded by the exons ATGGGCAGG ATTGTGTTTTTTGAGGACAAGAACTTTCAGGGCCGCCGTTACGAGTGTGACAGCGACTGCTCTGACTTCCATACCTACCTTAGCCGCTGCAACTCTATTCGTGTGGAGAGTGGCGCCTGGGTGGTTTACGAGCGGCCCAACTACACAGGTAACCGGTATCTGCTAACCAGGGGAGAGTATCCCGAGTACCTGGGATGGATGGGCCTCAATGACTGTCTCAGCTCCTGCAAGATTATCCGCTTT ACAAGTGGAATGCAGTACAAGGTTCAGCTCTACGACAAGCCCGACTTCACAGGCCAGGCCATAGAGTCCATTGAGGACTGTCCATCTGTGGTGGAGAGGTTCCGTCTGAGAGAGGTCCATTCCTGCAAAGTTTTGGACGGTTACTGGATCTTCTACGAGCATCCCAACTATCGTGGCCACCAGTACTTCCTGGAGAAGGGCAACTACCGCAAACCAGTAGACTGGGGCGCAGTCTGTCCTACAGTGCAGTCTTTCCGTCGCTTCACAGAGTGA
- the tbccd1 gene encoding TBCC domain-containing protein 1, with the protein MDKYTACVWPRLEPFLIGVLPATAPSKFSMHYLRKMASYVRTRDGCFPRLGWHMWRHIACGKLQLAEEIAWLYFETFDLLMLRSAEQRLEWAEALSQCHSPKELDRQRCQLSVDTLQFLLFLYLQQLNRISLRTSLIGEEWPSPRSRSPSSSSERDTKISSQNKNWDDQAHLAFIQTHLAELLELLVEPGQLSSSGQVLRDSQLTSEAIESLSLLLEGSVSHSRTVHPIHKLLSRSALQSQAGFSKLSRSYSLQQFQGFLRQALCLNPFGISTFSQSGKKLAWAIQVEGTLKKAKIFRNTHVAPPGSRLVLMSQVCKQTLAKDSEKLNDANIKLHRCSEAFIYLLAPLRSVTLDKCRNSTVVLGPVGTNVHIQSCENVRVVCVAGRLTVGGSFHCTIHALTPTRPLLLPGNVSLTLGPFHTHYPTLEDHMASVGLAVVPNLWDQPLLFGAEGSASDTGCYRIQPPSEFYPLVIPFQMEGDNCEFPWDLPADYQKAVEDREKAIEEWQKTVKEAHLNKIQRRQFQALVEQKFHEWLLETGQRQELDSLLPSALTPSTSVDHWPSSHTSNSGLNVLKDQPPEQAMGRAPTVC; encoded by the exons ATGGACAAATACACAGCATGTGTATGGCCACGTCTGGAGCCCTTCCTGATCGGGGTGCTTCCCGCCACAGCCCCAAGCAAATTCAGCATGCATTATCTGCGCAAGATGGCCAGTTACGTCCGGACACGGGACGGCTGTTTCCCCAGGCTCGGCTGGCACATGTGGCGACACATCGCTTGTGGCAAACTGCAGCTGGCAGAGGAGATTGCCTGGCTGTATTTTGAAACTTTTGATCTGTTGATGCTTCGTTCTGCAGAGCAGAGATTAGAGTGGGCAGAAGCTCTATCTCAATGCCATAGTCCTAAGGAACTTGACAGACAGCGTTGTCAG CTGTCAGTAGACACTCTGCAGTTTCTACTCTTCCTGTATCTACAGCAACTGAACCGAATCTCTCTCCGCACATCACTGATCGGGGAAGAGTGGCCAAGTCCCAGATCACGATCTCCCTCTTCCTCCTCTGAGAGAGACACCAAAATAAGCTCCCAAAATAAG AACTGGGATGACCAGGCTCATCTTGCTTTCATCCAGACACACTTGGCTGAGCTCTTGGAGTTGCTAGTGGAGCCAGGGCAGCTAAGCAGTTCAGGACAGGTTTTGCGTGACAGCCAGCTCACTTCAGAGGCCATCGAGAGCCTCAGTCTGCTGCTGGAAGGTTCTGTGAGCCACAGCCGTACTGTGCACCCAATCCACAAGCTCCTCAGCCGCTCAGCGCTGCAGTCCCAGGCGGGGTTCTCCAAACTCAGCCGCTCCTACTCTCTGCAGCAGTTCCAGGGGTTTCTGCGTCAGGCTCTCTGCCTCAACCCCTTTGGCATCTCTACCTTCTCACAGTCAGGCAAGAAACTGGCATGGGCCATACAAG taGAGGGCACCTTGAAGAAGGCCAAAATATTCAGAAACACCCACGTGGCTCCTCCAGGAAGTCGACTGGTGCTTATGTCGCAGGTTTGCAAACAGACGTTGGCGAAAGACTCAGAAAAGCTGAACGATGCCAACATCAAACTCCACCGCTGCAGTGAGGCTTTCATCTACCTTCTCGCTCCACTGCG GTCTGTGACCTTGGATAAGTGCAGGAATAGTACAGTGGTGCTCGGCCCGGTGGGAACCAACGTCCACATTCAGAGCTGTGAGAACGTCCGTGTGGTGTGTGTGGCCGGCCGTCTGACTGTAGGCGGCTCCTTTCACTGCACAATCCATGCCCTCACCCCCACGCGACCCCTTCTCCTTCCTGGAAATGTGTCTCTCACTCTGGGCCCCTTCCATACACATTACCCCACTTTAGAGGACCACATGGCTAGTGTGGGCCTAGCGGTGGTTCCCAATTTATGGGACCAGCCACTGCTGTTTGGGGCAGAGGGTTCCGCTTCAGACACGGGCTGCTACCGCATCCAGCCCCCCTCTGAGTTTTATCCCCTGGTGATACCCTTCCAAATGGAGGGGGATAACTGTGAGTTCCCTTGGGACCTCCCGGCAGACTACCAGAAGGCTGTGGAGGACAGAGAGAAGGCGATAGAGGAATGGCAGAAGACTGTGAAGGAAGCACACTTGAACAA GATTCAGAGGCGGCAGTTTCAGGCCTTAGTGGAGCAGAAGTTTCATGAGTGGTTGCTCGAGACGGGACAAAGACAAGAGCTGGACAGTCTCCTCCCTTCTGCCCTCACCCCCTCCACCTCTGTGGACCACTGGCCTTCAAGCCACACTTCCAACTCTGGACTAAATGTACTGAAAGATCAACCACCTGAACAGGCAATGGGACGGGCTCCAACAGTTTGCTAA